Genomic DNA from Klebsiella variicola:
GCGCTTCGACAGCAGCCATCAGCAGCTCCGCCGCCAGCTGGAGCAAGGGCTGATCGGCCGGGTCGAGCTGGTGCAGATGGTCTGCCGCGCCTCCACCATGCCGCCGCTCGACTATCTGCGCAGCTCCGGCGGCCAGATGCGCGATCAGGCGATCCACTTCTTCGATCTCCTGCGCTTTCTCACTGGCGATGAAGTGCGTACCGTGGCGGCGATGGGCGCGGCGCTGGCCCTGCCGGACATTGCCGAATTTGGCGATGTCGACACCTCCATCCTGATGATGCAGATGCGCGGCGGCGCGCTGGCGCAGCTGGACAACACCCGCCGCACCGGCCACGGGTATGATGAACGGATCACGCTGCTGGGCGCCGAAGGCGCGCTGGAGTCCGGTAGCCAGTCGCCGGCGGGCCCTACCCTGTGGCGCGGCAATCAGCGCATTGAGCCGGGCCTGTGGCCGGACTGGTTCAGCCGGGTACAGGGATCTTATTACCAGCATCTTGACGCCTTTATTCGCGCCCTGAATGGTGAAACCGTGGCCGATCTGCCCGGCCTGCTGGACGGCCTGCAGGCGCAGGCCATTGCCGAAGCGGCGGTTCAGTCCCTGCAGCATGGTCAGTTTATCGCCGTCGACGACTGTCGCTGAGTGGTTGCGTGGCAACCGCCATCAGGCGCTGTACCAGCCTTTATGCCGGGCGGCGGCGATGCCTTGCCCGGCCTACATAACACAGGCATTAATCCACTTTAATATCAAACGGTTGCAGTAAAATCGTAGGCCCGCGCAAGCGCAGCGCCGCCGGGCAACAGACATCCGGCATCGTACGCGTCCTGGTGCCGGGCAATGGCAGACACGCTCGCGCTATCTGCAAACCAAAGCCCGGCCGGCTCCTTAGCGTTCTTCGTTAAACACCGCGCCCACCTGGCGCCGCACCTCATCCATCACCTGCAGATTCTGCAGCACCCGACTGAGCGGCCGCAGCGGCGAGTCCCGCAGCCCCTGCCCGATGCACCAGGCAAAATGCTCCGCCTGCCAGAACAGCTGGTCGTAGCGATTGCGCGGCTCTTCCCAGCGCAGCACCTGCCCGCCCTGGCTGGCGGCGAGCGTAAAGCCGCCGGGGGCGTAAAACTGACCGTCGATCGTCAGGGTCGCCTGGCGTCCGGCCACCACCGCCCCGCCCGGCGTGTTGCTGAACAACGTCGTGTTTAACAACCCCTGCATCCCGTTCTGCCAGCTAAACAGCATCGACGTCTGACCGTTAAGCCCCTCCGCCGTGGCGCTGCCGCGGGCGACAATCTCCTGCGGCATGCCGCCCACCATCAGCGCAAACGAGGTCAAATAGCTGCCGAGGTCCATCATCGGCCCGCCGGCAAGGTCGGCATTGAAGATGCGGTGGTCGGGGGTGAAATACTCGCCGTGATCGGCCAGCAGGGTATGCAGGTCGCCGAGCGCCCCATCCTCCAGCAGCTGGCGGATCACATCATATTTCGGCGCGTAATCGCACCACATTGCCTCCAGCGCCAGCTTCCCCTGGCGGGCGGCTTCGGCCTGCAGCTCACGCCCTTCGCCGAGGTTGAGCGCGAAGGGCTTCTCAATCAGCACGTGTTTACCCGCCTTCAGCGCCTGCATGCCGTCGGGAAAGTGATGGTTGTGCGGCGTCGCAATGTACACCGCATCAATATCCGGGCGTGCCAGCATCTCCTCCACCTGGCCGTAAGCCTGGGGGATCCCCCATTCCGCGGCCACCCGCTCGGCCTTCGCCTGGCTGCGGGAGGCCACCGCCACCACCTGCTGCCGGCTGTAGGTTTTCAATGCATGAACAAAGCGCTCGGCGATCCAGCCGGGACCGATAATGCCCCAGCGCAGGGAGGGAATGCTCTGCGCCGCCGGGCGGCGCGGGGTCGGTAAGTGTGAGGGAAACATAGCGGCTCCTTAGTCTTTAACCACGTTCACCCAGCGACGGCTGGCCATCGAGGCTTCAATCGCCGACAGCACGCGCTGATTCTGCAAACCAAATTCGAAGTTGGGATAGCAGTCGCCCTCCCCGCAAATCCCCTGCACCAGGTCATGCACTTCGATCACCTTGACGTCAAAATAGCCCAGCCCACCGCCGCCAAAATCGAAGCCGAAGAAGCCGGCATAGGCCGGGATCTGGCTCCCGGCATACAGCGTCTTAAAGCCGCGGTCGTGTTTATCATCGTTGAAGCGATATACCTGCAGTTCGTTAAAGCGCTCCCCGTCCATATACAGCGTGCCTTCGGTGCCGGAGACCTCCCAGAACACGCCGAAGATCCGCCCGGCGGCGATGCGCGAGGCCTCAATCACTCCCGCCGCGCCGCTGTCGAAATTGACCAGGCACTGAACCTGATCGTCATTTTCTACTTCCCGCCACTCGGCATCGGCCGCGACCCGGCTGGCATACCCGGCATCGCGCTGCGGCACCGGACGCTGGCGCAGGCAGGTTTGCGCGCTGGCGGTCACTTCGCGGATCCCGCCCAGCAAAAACTGGGCGACCGACAGGGTATGGGCGCCAAGGTCGCCAAGCGCCCCGCTGCCGCCGAGGGTTTTCGAGCAGCGCCAGGACCAGGGCAGGTTAGGGTCGTTATAAAACCCCTGATCAAAGGTGCCGCGAAAGCGCACCGGTTCGCCAATATCGCCCCGGGCGATAATCTGCTTTGCCAGCAGTGCCGCCGGCGTTTTGATGTTGTTAAAGGCCACCATGGTCTTCACCCCCGCGCGCCGTGCCGCCTGCGCCATCTCCTGCGCCTGCTGCTCGTTGACCGCCAGCGGCTTCTCGCAATAGACATGTTTACCCGCCGCGATCGCCGCCATCGCCATTGTGTAGTGCAGATGGTTCGGCGAGGTGATATCCACCACATCAACCTGCGGATCGTTTACCAGCTCGCGCCAGTCGCCGTAGGCCTTTTCCGCCCCCAGTTTCGCCGCATGGCGTTCAGCCAGCGCCTGATCCTGATCCGCCAGCGCGTAGAGATGCGGGCGCTTCGGCAGATCGGGATAGAACATGGCCGCGCGACGGTACGCGTCAGCGTGTGCCTGACCCATAAAACCCGAGCCGATAAGACCGATATTTAACCGCGCGCTCATGCTGCGTGCTCCTCTGACGGTGAAGGGGAAGATAAATGGTGCGCCAGCCAGGCATAGGCGCGGCGGGCGGTGGCCAGCGGCGGCGCCATCGCCGGGTCCTGCTCGGCTTCGATAATCAGCCAGCCGCGGTAGTCACTGCGCCGGACGAAGTCGAGGATCGGCGCATAGTCGATGCAGCCGTCGCCGGGGATGGTAAACAGCCCGGCGCGCACCGCCTCGTTAAAGCTCAGGTTTTCACGATACAGACGCCCCAGCACCTGCGGACGGACGTCTTTCAGATGCAGATGGCGGATACGGTGGCCATATTTTTGCAGCACGCGCGGGATCTCGACCCCGGCGACAAAGGCGTGTCCGGTATCAAACGCCAGCCCGACGTTGTCATGGGTATGGGACAGAAACCGCTCCAGCTCGTCATCGTGCTCCACCAGCATCATCAGATGATGGTGATAGGCCAGCTGGAGGCCATAGTCGCGCAGCAGCAGGTCGGCAAAGGTATTTAGCTTGTGGCAATACGCCGCCAGGCTGACACGGCTTAACGGCGGCGAGAGTGAAATAGGCTCATCAAGCGGGGTTTCACCCGGCAGTTGCCCGCACTCGCCGTAAACCATCACCCTCGCGCCGAGCTGCCGGAGGAGTTGCGCGTGCTCCCGCACCGCCTCCAGCTCCGCTTCCACGCTGCGCTCGGCCAGCAAGCCGCTGTACCAGCCGGACGCCAGGCGCAGGTCAGCCGCCGCCAGCAGCGGGCCCAGCGTCTCTGCCTGGCGGGGAAATTTCCGTCCTAACTCAATGCCCTGATAGCCCGCCTCCCGCGCCTCGCGCAGGCAGGTATCCAGGGGGATATCGCCGCCTAAATCCTCCAGCACATCGTTGGTCCAGCACAGGGGGCTCACGCCCCACTGCAGATGCTCTGTCGCCATCTTGTTCTCCTTTTCACCCTGTGGTCTTGTCTGGCGTCACTATAAGCAGGCGACGACCGACGATGAAAACGGAGAAATGATGGAAATCCATCATTGCGCTGGCGATATATCCGCTATTTCAGGTAACCCTGAAAAATAAATGGAAATAATGCTTGCCGCCGGCTTATTTTGCGGCTAAAAATTACTGGCTTAATAACCCGCTTCAGAGGTTATCCCTTTCATTCGAAATATGATGATAGCAATATGAAAAAAACTCAACACCGCACCGGCGCGGGCTTTAGCCGCGCGCCCAGGCCTGGCCTGCTGTTATTTGCGTAAGTGACAAATAGTCACTTTTAAAACATCAATTACTTAACATTCTCTCTGCAATAATATGACATGCAGCGGGAAGGTACAGTGATAAATAAAATCAGGGTAATGATGTTTTACCAATAAATAACCCATCTCCTTCCTGCTAGTTATTTATCAGGAATGGCTGCGGTTATATTTATTCTGACGCCACCGGGAGAATGCACCAATGTGTATCAACCTTTATGACAATGCACGCCGCTATCGCGATGAGAAACAATAAGATGAATAAGACCTGGCTTTTCACCACCCTCACCCTGGCGCTGGTCGCCGCCGCGCCGGCCCACGCCATTAGCGCGAAATACCGGGAACAGCTTGAACGTTCCGGCTGCACGCAGATGACCGACGGGACCACCTGCGATATTCATAAAACCAAAGCCGAGAATGCCGCCGCCGCGCAGCAGGCCAGCAGCGGCTTCGACCCCTGGGTGGGCACCTGGTATGTTTATACGGAGTATGGCGATAAAATTGATGAGATTACCGTCACCGCTAAAACGGTGAAAACCCATGGTCATCTGGTCGAGGCGGCGAAAGCCAGCCAGGGCAAACTGACTTTCCGGGTGAAAAGCTCAGCCTTTACCCTCAACAACGCCTTTAACGGCAGCTGGACAAACGGCAGCCAGCGCGGCTCCCTGCAAAAAGTGCAGTAATCTCCCCGCCCCTGCCATCCGGCGGGGGCGGAAAGCCGGGTGCGCTAAGGCTTAAAATCCAGTAGCGGATGGTTAAAGATCTGGTAGACCCCTTCGCTGGCAAAGGGCGGGAAGGTCGTGCGCAGTACCGCATCGGTCACTACCGCGCAGAACGCCGGATCGCCCCCCTCCTGCTGCAGTCCGGTCAGTTTTGCACTGCGGTTAAGCGACAGCCGCACGGAGCATATTTTCCCCTGGTAGCGTGCGCTGTTGGGCAATTGAACCATAACCGCCTCTCTGAGCGTGAAGGCGTAGCGCATCAGTTGATCCTGCGTGGCTTTGCCCGGCGGCAGTGTGTGCGTATCCGGGGCCGCGGCCCGCTGCTGCATCTGGCGGATCAGTTCCTCCTGCGTCGGATGCTTCTCCTTCGCCGCCTGGCAGCCGCTCAGCAGGCTAATAGCCGCCGCGGTCATGAGGGCAATACCAAATTTGCTCATAGCGTCTCCTTGCGAAATGGTCACTATTGTCGCGCGTCTGGCCACGGCAAAACATCCCGATAAATAGCGGTTAGCGGTTCATAAAGCAGGGCAAAAGACAGGATGGGGATAATGCAGGGAGGACCTCCCGGCGCAGGCCGGGAGGGAGTGCAACGGATTACTTCTGCGGACGCATGGCCGGGAAGAGGATCACGTCGCGGATGGTATGGCTGTTGGTAAACAGCATCACCATGCGGTCGATACCGATACCCAGACCCGCGGTCGGCGGTAAACCATACTCCAGGGCGGTGACGTAGTCTTCGTCATAGAACATCGCTTCGTCATCGCCCGCCGCTTTGGCGTTCACCTGATCCTGGAAGCGCTGCGCCTGATCTTCGGCATCGTTCAGCTCACTGAAACCGTTACCGATTTCGCGGCCGCCAATGAAGAATTCAAAGCGGTCAGTGATTTCCGGGTTGACGTCGTTACGGCGCGCCAGCGGGGAAACTTCCGCCGGGTATTCGGTGATGAAGGTTGGCTGAATCAGATGCGCTTCCGCCACTTCGTCAAAGATTTCGGTGACGATACGTCCCAGACCCCAGCTTTTCTCTACCTGAATACCGAGAGATTCCGCCAGCGCTTTCGCCGCGTCGAAGTTATCCAGATCCGCCATGTTGGTTTCCGGACGGTGTTTCTTGATTGCTTCGCGCATGGTCAGTTTTTCAAACGGCTTACCGAAATCAAACACCTGGTCGCCATATGGCACTTCGGTTTTGCCCAGCACCGTCTGCGCCAGGGTGCGGAACAACGACTCGGTCAGTTCGATCAGGTCTTTGTAGTCCGCATACGCCATATACAGTTCCATCATGGTGAACTCTGGGTTATGGCGTACCGAGATCCCTTCATTACGGAAGTTGCGGTTGATTTCAAACACGCGTTCAAAACCGCCGACCACCAGACGTTTCAGATACAGTTCCGGCGCGATGCGCAGGTACATATCCAGATCCAGCGCGTTGTGATGGGTGATGAACGGACGGGCGGACGCCCCGCCAGGGATCACCTGCATCATCGGGGTTTCGACTTCCATAAAGCCGCGAGCCACCATGAACTGGCGCATGGTCGCGAGGATCTGCGAGCGGATACGGAACGTATGACGTGACTCTTCGTTGGCGATCAGATCCAGATAGCGCTGGCGATAGCGGACTTCCTGATCCTGCAGGCCGTGGAATTTATCCGGCAGCGGGCGCAGGGCTTTGGTCAGCAGACGCAGCTCGGTGCAGTGAATAGAGAGTTCGCCGGTTTGCGTTTTGAACAGCTTGCCGCGGGCGGCGATGATATCGCCGAGGTCCCATTTTTTAAACTGTTCGTTGTAGACGCCTTCCGGCAGGTCATCGCGCGCCACGTACAGCTGAATGCGGCCGCCGACGTCCTGAAGAGTGACGAAAGAGGCTTTGCCCATCACGCGGCGGGTCATCATCCGGCCAGCCACCGCAACTTCAACGTTCAGGGAAGCGAGTTCATCGTTATCCTTCGCATCGAATTCAGCATGCAATTGGTCAGAGGTATGATCACGACGGAAGTCGTTGGGGAAGGCTACGCCCTGCTCACGCAGTGCAGCCAGTTTTTCGCGACGAGTTTTCAGTTCATTATTAAGGTCAATGGCCTCATCGGCACCTTGTGCTTGTTGTTCAGACATATGGATTCCTCATAACCTTGCTTTCAAACTAGCTTCGATAAATTGAACCAGGTCACCCTTCCGCGCGGCCTGTCTCTGGGAAGACACCAGAGCACAATCTTAACGATCCTGGATTCACTCCAAGCTGATCTCACTCAGCTATGGCTTCAGTAACGGTATTTTTTATCGTTGGCCTCCGCGCATGCCAGAATATCCCCCTCCTGTTCACTAAGCTGTGCAAGGAGCGACTTCGCGCTCCGCTGTTGATGTCATGCCCCCGGTCGCGCCGCGCTTACCGGGGCTACGAATCGCGGCCCGGATAAGGCGTTTACGCCACCAGCCGGGACGAGCGTCAGGCGCCGCCGCCGGTAACTTCACCGGCAGCCGCACGGCGTTTGCCCACACTACAGGCCGCGGCAAAGGCGATAACGACCATCACCGCCACGCAGCCGAGGGTCCATTCGCCCATCTGCGAGAAGAAATGTTGATAGGCAGCAATCGCCGTGTCGCTAATTTGCGATTCGGTGGTTTGCTGCGCCACCACGCCCGCCAGCCAGTTGGCCACCGCGCCAGTGGCCAGCATATAGATCCCGGTCAACACCCCGGTGACGCCGGGCATGTTCAGACGGGTGATTTGCGCCATCGCCACCGGGTCGATAAACAGTTCGGCAAAGCCCATCATCGCCAGCCCGGCGACCATCATGCCCATCGAGGCCTGGCCGTCAGCCGCGCCGTGGCGGGCATTGAGCGCCAGCAGCATAAAGCCGCCGCCCATCAGCAGCAGGCCGAAAGCGAATTTCAGCCAGACGCGCAGCACCGAACGCACGCTGCCTTCCGGGCGCATCAGCCACGCCAGCACCACGCCGGCCGCCATCACCGCCACCGCGTTGACCGACTGGAACAGCGCGGTTGGCACGTCCCAGTTCAGCAGGCGACGATTGACGAAGTGGTCGATAAACAGGCTAATCGAGCTCCCGCCCTGCTGCGCCAGCACCCAGAACAGCGTTCCGGCGAGCATCAGCAGGACGATCTGCCACAGCGCGCGACGATGCTCCGGGGCTTTGATCATGATCCGCGCCACCATCTGGGCGGCGAACAGGCAGACGAGCGCCAGCAGATAGCCGGACCAGTTGTTTTGCAGCAGCAGCGTGAAGAACACCGGCGCCAGGCACAGCATCACCAGCAGCCAGCCCCAGGTCGGCAGCACAAATTTCACTGCCCGCAGCGCCGGTTTATCGACGCCGCGGGTATGCCGGAAATGGCGGCTGCCGCTTAAGAAAATCATCAGGCCGATAAACATGCCGATCCCCGCCAGCGCAAAGCCGATATGCCAGCCGTACCACTGCGCCGCCAGTCCGCAGGCGATGGGCGCGGCGATCGACCCGACGTTGCCGGCGGCGTACAGCAGCGAGAAACCGCCGTCGCGACGCGGGTCGTCGTGAGCGTACAGTTCGCCGAGCAGGCAGCTGATATTGGATTTGAACAGGCCGTAGCCGCAGATGATGATCGCCAGCGCGACATACAGACTCCATGCGGAGGTCGACTCGACGCCCAGCACCACGTGGCCGAGGGTCATTAACAGCGCCCCGGCAATCACCGCCGTGCGGTTGCCGAGCAGGCGGTCGGCAAGCCAGCCGCCGAGAATAGGGGTAACGTAAACTAAAGATGCGTAGGCGCTGAACAGACTGATGGCATGGCTGTCGTCAAAGCCAAGCTGGTGGGTGAGATAAAGGATGAGTAAGGCACGCATGCCGTAAAAGCTGAAGTACTCCCAGATCTGGATCGCAACGATGTAGTAAATCGCGCGCGGCTGTGAGGGTGTTTTCATAGGTTCTCCTTGCAGCGTGAAAAAAGGGAAGTGGCAAGCCACTTCCCTGGTGTGCGTCTATTACTTGTTGTTTTCTTCTTTCAGCACTTTAACGGTGTAACGACCATCCGCCTGACGATAGGCGCCGTGGATATCGGTTTCGAAGCCCGGGTAGTGGGCGCCGATTTCGCACAGCATCTGCAGGAACTCCAGCACCGGGCGGCTTTCTTCGGTGATCATTTCACCCGGCATCACCAGCGGCACTCCCGGAGGATACGGCAGGATCATGTTGGCGTTGACGCGGCCGACCATCTCTTCGAGATAAACCTCTTCAGTCTGACCGTGCAGCTCTTTCTGGAACGCGGCATACGGGGTCATCACCATCGATGGCAGCACTTCAAACGCGCGGAACATCAGGTCCGGCAGGTTGTGATGCTCAATCAGTTTGTGAATGTTCTGCGCCAGGTCCTGAATACGCATGTTTTCATAGAATTCAGGATCTTCACGGTACAGCGACGGCAGCATGTTTTTCACCCGCAGGTTCAGGTCGAACGCGCGTTTGAAGTCGGTCAGCGCACGCAGCAGGCTCAGCGCTTTGGTTTTGTCGATACCGATGCTGAACAGGAACAGCAGGTTGTACGGACCGGTTTTCTCCACCACGATGCCGTGTTCGTCGAGATATTTCGCCACGATGCTCGCCGGAATACCGAAGTCATCCATGGTGCCGTCTTTCTTCATCCCCGGCGTCAGCAGCGTGACTTTGATCGGGTCGAGGTACATGTGCTCGTTATCGATGTTTTTGAAACCGTGCCATGCACTGTCGGAACGCAGCGGCCAGCATTCAGCGCCATCGATATGCTCCGGCTGCCAAACGTCGAAGAACCAGCCGTCAGACTCGCCTTTCAGACGTTTGATCTCTTTACGGAACTTGATGGAACGTTCAATAGAGCCGTCGATCAGACGCTTACCGGCGTTACCCTTCATCATCGCCGCCGCGGTTTCGGTGGACGCCACGATCCCGTAGTGCGGGGAAGTGGTGGTGTGCATCATGTAGGCTTCGTTGAAGGTCTCTTCGTTTACGTCGCCTTTCACGTGGATCATCGACGCCTGGGAGAATGCCGCCAGCAGTTTGTGCGTGGACTGGGTTTCGTAGATCACTTTCCCTTCGACGCGGCCGCCGCTCATCCCGCATTTGCCTTCATAGATCGGCGAGAAGTTGGTGTAAGGGACCCATGCGGAGTCAAAGTGGATGGATTTCACATCCAGGGTTTTCTTGATGAAGTCGGTGTTATACAGCAGACCATCATAGGTTGAGTTGGTGATCACCGCGTGCACCGGCCAGGTCGCATTCGGCGTCTCTTTCACACGCTTGGCGATAGTCGCGTGCTGGAATTCGCTCTGCGGGATACCGCCGAGGATACCGTAGGCGTTACGGGTCGGACGGAAGTAGATCGGCGTAATGTCGCTCATCATCATCAGGTGAGTCAGCGATTTGTGGCAGTTACGGTCAATCAGCACGGTGCTGCCGGCCGGCGCGGAGTACATGCCGACGATTTTGTTAGCAGTAGAGGTACCGTTGGTCACCATGTAGCTGCGTTCAGCGTTAAAGACGCGAGCGATATACTCTTCCGCTTCTTTGTGCGGGCCGCTGTGGTCCAGCAGAGAACCCAGTTCAGAAACCGAAATGGAGATATCGGATTTCATGGTATTCGGGCCAAAGAAATCATAGAAGATGCTGCCTACCGGGCTTTTCTGGAACGCGGTACCGCCCATGTGGCCTGGGGTGCAGAAGGTGTATTTACCTTCACGTACATATTTGAACAGCGCTTTGGTCAGCGGCGGCAGAATGGTATCGATGTATTCATCAGTGTTCTGTTTGATTTTGTTCGCGATATCTTCCGCAGCGCCCAGCGCATATTCGAAGAAGCGAACCTGCATGCGCAGATCGTTCAGGCTAACGTCCAGAGTCGAGTAGGTGTTAGCGAACGCGTACAGCGGCATGTACTCGTTCATTTTGCTGATTTCTTCGCACAGTTCGAGATTGTATTTATCCCAGTCGAAGATCACGCCGCACAGACGAGAGTTGTTTTCGATAAGTTTTAATAAGTCGTCACGGTCGTTCGGGTAGACAATACGGAAGTCCAGGCGTTCGAGAGCACGATGCAGTTCACGGATGGGTTCTTCTTTGAAGTAAACACCCATGTGATTCATGATTGCAATAACGTTCATAGTCAAATCTCCAGATGTAGAAAGCCCCTCCCGTCGCGTGATGACAGGTGATGGAAGGAGCCTCAGGAAAAAGGGTTACTGATTAGTGCGCGTTAGCGGGGCTGTTGTTATCCGTTGCGTTGTTCTGGCGCTGGTGCATTTTGCGACCGTAGAACATCAGGATAATCAGGCTAACGATAAAGGTGCCGGCCAGTTCGAAGGAGCTTGCGCCCATCAGCGCGATGAAGCAGAACACGCAACCCAGTACCGAACAAATCAGGCTAACGAAGTTACGAATGTTGATGCCTTCGAAACGAATCAGGTCAACACAGGAGTAGAAGTAAGGCAGCATGGTCAGCAGTACCGCGATACCGGTCAGTTCGCCGAACAGGTCGGAGGCTTTACCACCGGCGGAGTTCATCAGGGTAATCAGCACCATCAGCGCGGTCATTTTCACCGCCGCCAGCAGCAGGCCTTTTTTCGGGATACCGTTGCTATCGACTTCGCCATACACTTTCGGGAAGTTACCGTCGTTGGCGGCACGTACACCGGCCTGGCCAACCAGCATCATCCACGAGCCCAGAGAAGTCAGGCAAGCGAAGGCAGTGAAAGCGGAAACCATCGGAGCAGCCCAGCCGCCGAGAATGGTAGAGGCGCTAATCGCGAACGGCGCACCGGACGCGGCCATCTGAGAAGCAGGATACATACCGGCGATAACCTGAGTCGCGGCGATATAGACGATACCGGCCATCGCAGTACCCAGCATGGTAGCCAGCGGGACGGTACGTTTCGGGTTTTTTACCATCCCGGTACTCACGGCGGCGGATTCGACGCCAACGAAGGCCCACAGGCAGAGCAGGATACTTTTAATGACCGCGTGGCTATCGGTGGTGCTGGAGGTGTTCCAGTTCGCCTGATAGGTGGCGACATCAAACCAGTGCCAGCCGACAACCGCGGTCATGACCACTGGAATAAGCACCAGTACCAGACCAATAGTGGTCAGACGGCTGACCCAGGTCCCGCCGAGCATATTAACGAAAGTAAAGATCCACACGATGGCAATACAGGCAATACCTGCTGGCACCGGGTTATTTAAAATTGGGAAGAACGTAGAGAGATAAGAAACTGCGGTAATCCCGATGGCCAGGTTACCAATCCAGTTTGCATGATAATAAAGCACACCGGTCTGGAAACCGAATGCGGGAGATATTTCCCCGGCGTAGGCAATTGGACCACCCTGTTGCGGGTTCTTAGTGGCCAGTCGGGCATAAACATAAGCCAGAGACATCGCACCAATAATTGAAATTACCCAGCCCCAAATGGCAATACCACCGATGCTGGCCAGGTTCGCAGGTAATAATGCAATACCGCTCCCCATCATATTACCGGCGACGACACCGGTACAGGCAAATAGCCCGATCTTCTTGGCATAACTCATGGTTGTTTTTCTCCTAAGTTTATTTGGGAGGTACAGATCATGATACAGAACCATTAATTGACCCGACCAACTGCCAACAAGATTACTGATTTGTAC
This window encodes:
- the cadB gene encoding cadaverine/lysine antiporter, translating into MSYAKKIGLFACTGVVAGNMMGSGIALLPANLASIGGIAIWGWVISIIGAMSLAYVYARLATKNPQQGGPIAYAGEISPAFGFQTGVLYYHANWIGNLAIGITAVSYLSTFFPILNNPVPAGIACIAIVWIFTFVNMLGGTWVSRLTTIGLVLVLIPVVMTAVVGWHWFDVATYQANWNTSSTTDSHAVIKSILLCLWAFVGVESAAVSTGMVKNPKRTVPLATMLGTAMAGIVYIAATQVIAGMYPASQMAASGAPFAISASTILGGWAAPMVSAFTAFACLTSLGSWMMLVGQAGVRAANDGNFPKVYGEVDSNGIPKKGLLLAAVKMTALMVLITLMNSAGGKASDLFGELTGIAVLLTMLPYFYSCVDLIRFEGINIRNFVSLICSVLGCVFCFIALMGASSFELAGTFIVSLIILMFYGRKMHQRQNNATDNNSPANAH
- the cadA gene encoding lysine decarboxylase CadA, whose protein sequence is MNVIAIMNHMGVYFKEEPIRELHRALERLDFRIVYPNDRDDLLKLIENNSRLCGVIFDWDKYNLELCEEISKMNEYMPLYAFANTYSTLDVSLNDLRMQVRFFEYALGAAEDIANKIKQNTDEYIDTILPPLTKALFKYVREGKYTFCTPGHMGGTAFQKSPVGSIFYDFFGPNTMKSDISISVSELGSLLDHSGPHKEAEEYIARVFNAERSYMVTNGTSTANKIVGMYSAPAGSTVLIDRNCHKSLTHLMMMSDITPIYFRPTRNAYGILGGIPQSEFQHATIAKRVKETPNATWPVHAVITNSTYDGLLYNTDFIKKTLDVKSIHFDSAWVPYTNFSPIYEGKCGMSGGRVEGKVIYETQSTHKLLAAFSQASMIHVKGDVNEETFNEAYMMHTTTSPHYGIVASTETAAAMMKGNAGKRLIDGSIERSIKFRKEIKRLKGESDGWFFDVWQPEHIDGAECWPLRSDSAWHGFKNIDNEHMYLDPIKVTLLTPGMKKDGTMDDFGIPASIVAKYLDEHGIVVEKTGPYNLLFLFSIGIDKTKALSLLRALTDFKRAFDLNLRVKNMLPSLYREDPEFYENMRIQDLAQNIHKLIEHHNLPDLMFRAFEVLPSMVMTPYAAFQKELHGQTEEVYLEEMVGRVNANMILPYPPGVPLVMPGEMITEESRPVLEFLQMLCEIGAHYPGFETDIHGAYRQADGRYTVKVLKEENNK